GACTGAGTAGCCTTGCGACAACCGCATTCGCCCTCTCCTCCGTTGCCCGCAGTCGTTCGGGAGATAGGTGCCTGAGGCGTTCGCCTTTGCGCCACTCGTCCTCCAGGGCCCCTCCTTTAGCTCGGGGATTGTCGAGACTGGATAGCCACTTTTGACAGTCCATCACCATCTGCTTCATTCCAAGCTCAGCATATTTAATCGCATTATCCTCTAGAAGCCTGCGTGCATTCTCCTGGGCACGGTGCGCTAGATGAGCTTTTGCTAGCTCATCTCTCAGCGCGCAGTTCCGACGGGCATGCTCGAGAGAAGAATGCGGTCTGGTCGCGCCTAGGTTCGGAGCCGCCAGCAGCGCCTCCAGCGTCTTAATGCCTGTCGCCGCATCTCCCGCCCATCGATACGCCTTTGCGAGTTCTAATGTACTCCAGTACTTGTCTTTCTCGTCTTGCGACACCACCTCCGTCAGTAGGCGTTGTGCGAGTAGCGGAAGTCCAAGTTCGCGCGCCACGGCAGCTGTTCGCGTGACTATGTATGTGTCGAAATACGAACGTGCGCTCGCGAACAAGTCCATTGCTTCGGCGATGGCATCAAACGCACTCGGATCCGTCAAACTTTCCGCAGATTTAAAGAGGGCCTGAGCTAGATCGGGGCTGGTCTCCCGCAGGACGGCCTCATTTGCCCGGACGCGCCCAATGAACGATCGCAAAGTGTCGAGCACGTCCCGAGATGAGCCCACTCCATGTCGGCGAATGGCCTGTGCCGCCTCCCGCAGGAATCGCGCCTGGACGTGAGGGTTTGATTGGTGTTGGCATAGTTTCAGACCTGAGTCCAACAGGTGAACGCGCATGTTGGGTGAAACGATGCTCTCTGGAACGTCGTCCAGCCTTAGTACCAGCAAGATAAGATCTACCAATAGGTAGATCGGAAGGACTGCCGAAGATCGATCCTCCAGATCGAGAAGGAGTCGCGCACGACGAGCTGAATCCAGTGTGCTCCGGCCTCTTGCCAGCTGGAGTCTTGCTTGGGCTCGATGGATCTCCCACGCAACAATGCGGCCCCCCTTCTGAATCATCGCCGTCGAGAGAGCATCAATCGCGAGCAAGAGGTCTGTCCCTTTCGCTCGCTGTTCATCGGTGGAGTTTGGATCTCTTAGAAGCTGTTTTGCATAGTGGTGTGCAGCAGAAACCTGTTGTTCGTCTTCATCCGTGACAACATCGGTGGGCACTCCATGTGTCTCGACGAACAGCGCAAGCTCAGTCAGAGCTGTCAGCCGGGTGAGTCTCAAATAATCTGACTTGCTCGCGGTCACCGGCCCCACCGTGTCCACTAATTGGCCGAGGGCGACCGGTGGCAGCCGAGCCACGTCTACGACCGGGTCTGACGCGATTCGTCGAAGCCCTGCCTCTACATCGGGCACGTGAGAGAGGCAGTCAATGTAAGTCTCGACCAGCGCGGCATCCTCCGCGATTGGACCACCACTCGTACGTGCCTTTCGCAGAAGGTATCGATAGCCGTTCACAAAGGACTGAATGCGAAGCGGGTGACTCTTCAACTCGTCCGCCAAGTCTGATTGTCGAGTCCATGACAACAGCGCGTTACGCACCTCCGAGCCCACATCGACATCGCCATGAGCGTCTACCCACGCCGCGATGAGTCGGTGAATGCGCACGAACCGCTCCCCTCCCATGCCTGCGCGAAAAGCGACACCGGCGTCATTAAGCATCGCCCAATTTCGGGGAGAGCCGACCCGCAGTGGCTCGGGCAGCCACAGAATGGGAACCTGTACTTGGCCGAGGGCAATGATGAAGGCCAACCGCTTGCGGTCGAGGTCTGAAAGGCATGCCCAGGTCTTGTGAATGCCGGCTTCGATCTTCTGGTCGATTGACCCGAAATTTCCCGCGCGAAGGGTCTGCTCGAACTCCTCCAGATCGTCAGGCACGAACCCAGTGGCCTGATTGAGCCACTTGAGGCAGCTCGCGATGAGCGCGCTGTGATCTGAGAGTTCGCCAATGACACGTACCAAATCGCGGCTCTTCGGCTCTAGCTGCGCTCCCTCCGTCGCAATCTCGAGAAACTCCTCGGCGGACGGAGCTTCAAGGCTGAAGGAGGCATCGACGTCGTTCACCCCTGGTCCAACCAAGATACAGGCTCCCCCGGCGCCAGCTCTGAGCAAGTCCCGGATATCGAACGATGGCGCGACATCCGCGTTATCGATTACAAGAACACGTCCTCTACCATTTTCGACCAGCGCATCACGCACGCGGCCGACCAGGGGCTTCAACTCAAGCTTGGTAACATCCGTGACGAGGAGTTCCGCCCCAAGTTGCTGAAGGCCCTGCAACCAGACCTCCTCTGGAGTGCGGCCGTTGGAGCGAGGGAGTTCGAAGTAGGCGCCGTCTGGGTGAACGGCAGCAACCTGGCAAGCTACCTGGGTCTTGCCATCTCCTGGACGCCCTCTAAGTGCGACGCGCTGCTTGCCGCTCAAGAGTGAGTCTAGGATCTGCTTCATCTTACTGTCGAGCCGAGTAGAGCTTGCGCTGGTTGGGGGCTTTAGAGACGCTTTGCTGTTGAACGTTCGCTGTTGAAGCAAGTCGCGTATGCTCGCGATGGCAGCCAGGACCTCTTCGCTGCGATCCATCCTGAGCAGAAGCTCCGCCAGTTGGCGGTCCCGCAAACTTGGAGTGCTATTCTGGAGTCGTGAATAGGTCCAAATGCGCTCGTTAAACTCGGACGAGGACGCAGAGAGCGCCATCTCCCCGAGCCATCCCGAGACGATGTTTCGCGCATGTTCGCTGTCAATCCCCCGCGATGAAGCGGTGTGCGTTACCAAGCGATCAAACCGCTGGGTTAGGCTCTCGGCTCCGAGATCCCACTGGACGAGGCTCCAGAATCTCTCGAATTTCAGTTCGTCAGTAACGAAGCCTGTGAGTTTCGGGAATGTGGAGGGTTTGAATCCCGCGAGAAAGCCTCCGAGCGAACTCCGGATTTCCTCCCGTGTAGCAGAATCCTGCTTGCCTTGTACCCAGCGAATAAAGGCCGAGCTAGAGTCGTGTAGGTTTCCCGGTTGCTGGGTGCTAAGGAATATGAAACGGATGTTGTTGTTGCTTGAAGCCTCCACGGCCCAGCGTTCGAGCATCCTGCATGCTTTCTCCTGAGTGAGGGAAAAGGTGCCAATCCGATCCTTTACCTGGGTTGCAACCACCGAGGCACCAGCAACGGTCACCACGTCCTCGAACGCCTCGACGGCCACCACGAGGGC
The sequence above is drawn from the Corallococcus sp. NCRR genome and encodes:
- a CDS encoding ATP-binding protein gives rise to the protein MTSPSIPRDPLTEAHASIRGYVHQLLRAVELLTSNAPALVVAVEAFEDVVTVAGASVVATQVKDRIGTFSLTQEKACRMLERWAVEASSNNNIRFIFLSTQQPGNLHDSSSAFIRWVQGKQDSATREEIRSSLGGFLAGFKPSTFPKLTGFVTDELKFERFWSLVQWDLGAESLTQRFDRLVTHTASSRGIDSEHARNIVSGWLGEMALSASSSEFNERIWTYSRLQNSTPSLRDRQLAELLLRMDRSEEVLAAIASIRDLLQQRTFNSKASLKPPTSASSTRLDSKMKQILDSLLSGKQRVALRGRPGDGKTQVACQVAAVHPDGAYFELPRSNGRTPEEVWLQGLQQLGAELLVTDVTKLELKPLVGRVRDALVENGRGRVLVIDNADVAPSFDIRDLLRAGAGGACILVGPGVNDVDASFSLEAPSAEEFLEIATEGAQLEPKSRDLVRVIGELSDHSALIASCLKWLNQATGFVPDDLEEFEQTLRAGNFGSIDQKIEAGIHKTWACLSDLDRKRLAFIIALGQVQVPILWLPEPLRVGSPRNWAMLNDAGVAFRAGMGGERFVRIHRLIAAWVDAHGDVDVGSEVRNALLSWTRQSDLADELKSHPLRIQSFVNGYRYLLRKARTSGGPIAEDAALVETYIDCLSHVPDVEAGLRRIASDPVVDVARLPPVALGQLVDTVGPVTASKSDYLRLTRLTALTELALFVETHGVPTDVVTDEDEQQVSAAHHYAKQLLRDPNSTDEQRAKGTDLLLAIDALSTAMIQKGGRIVAWEIHRAQARLQLARGRSTLDSARRARLLLDLEDRSSAVLPIYLLVDLILLVLRLDDVPESIVSPNMRVHLLDSGLKLCQHQSNPHVQARFLREAAQAIRRHGVGSSRDVLDTLRSFIGRVRANEAVLRETSPDLAQALFKSAESLTDPSAFDAIAEAMDLFASARSYFDTYIVTRTAAVARELGLPLLAQRLLTEVVSQDEKDKYWSTLELAKAYRWAGDAATGIKTLEALLAAPNLGATRPHSSLEHARRNCALRDELAKAHLAHRAQENARRLLEDNAIKYAELGMKQMVMDCQKWLSSLDNPRAKGGALEDEWRKGERLRHLSPERLRATEERANAVVARLLSLPRR